The sequence below is a genomic window from Methanomassiliicoccales archaeon.
CTCTGCGAATCAATGAGGGTAGGAAGCGAATGGAGCTGCTTTTCATACCGACATTTATATACAGGCAGAAGACATCACAAATCATTCCCTAAGCCGTCTTGAGGCGGACTGGGGAATATAATACCATAGGTAGAATATAATGTACGGAAAACCCAGAAGTGGTGGTTACGGTAGGCGCGACGACAGACCGCGAGAGATGTGCGATGTGACTTGCTCCGACTGCGGGGCAGCAACTCAGGTGCCATTCAAGCCGACCGAAGGAAGACCGGTCTACTGCAAGGATTGCTACCAGAAGCACAAGCCGAAGAGAGACAGGTTCTAAGAACCGATCTCTCCAACTTTTTCTTTAAACCACTTGTCTTATCCCTTCGTTTTCTCGATTCCTAGCGCCGACATCTCATTCATGCTGGGGCAATTCAGTTTCTGCCGACCGTGGCGATTAGGCCATTGGAATAGTCTTTTAAGAAGGCCAGCTGCCCTTGCACCTTCAACATGGTGCGTATGAAGAAGGGAAGGCGACGAGTCAGGACGGTCTGTTCGAAGACGACGAGGCGATCCGTCCAGCTCGTGATTTGGCGTTTTGTGGTTGCTACAATGCTAGCACGGAGATGCCCACGGCGACCAGTATCACTGCGACAATGAACAGTATGACCACAGCGAAAACGACCGCCAAGATCGCGATCGCCAGTGCCGCAAGCCAGCCGACCCTGAACAACCCCTTGAAGAGCCCTAGGAATGCGATGAAGCTAACGATGGACGCCACCAACACGGCGGTGGTCGAACTGGTGAAGATGTTCGTGACGACGTAGGTGATTGCATAGACGACCACGAACACTATGCCTCCCAATAGCATTCCGATCATGGCCGCTCCCATTGTCGCTTTTCCCTGAGTCAGCACCTTCGCCGCTAGCCAAAGCGGTATCGAAACAATCACCCAAGCTACCAGCAATACTACGATGGCGATCAACAACAGCAAGATATCCAAGGTCTTTCCTCCTAGAGGTTAATCCTCCCGATATCTATCGGAGCCGCCCGTATTAAACGTTTACCGGACCTGCATTCCAGAAGATGCGTCCTTGGAGCCAACTGATTTCTCACTGAATTTGATAGGGCCGGAATACTTTGCAGCCGATATACAATGGAATGGTGCGAGAGGCCGGATTTGAACCGGCGAACCTCTTCAGGAACAGATCTTGAGTCTGTCGCCTTTGACCTGGCTTGGCTACCCTCGCAGAGGAACTGAACTCGTAACCGAGAGCACCTTATTAAACTTGTCCGAGAAGCTAGCTATTTCCCAGGCTCAGGCTCAATCGCCTGGCCCCGTCAGGTGGTGACTTCCACGCCGGTGGGCAATACTATGACGGTGTGCTCGGTCTGGCTCACCACGCCCTCGCGCACCTCGCGCAGAATGGCGTAGCTGGAGATGTGCCCATGCCGGACCAGGGTCTTCAGATGTGCTGGGGCCTGAGGGTCAATGGCCGTGCACCATCTTTCGCAGAAGGGCAGGGTCCCGAACTCCACCTTGATGCGCTGGAAGAGCTCATTGGCCTTGGAATCCCGCATGGGTTTGTCCCTTAGGACCCGATAGATGTTCCCTGGGCGGTCGCTGAATATCTGTCCAGCACCGTTGGTGGCGAATGGCTCGATGGCCAGGACCATTTCGTCCTTGATGCGTTGGGGTGATTTGTCGTCCACGTTGGGAACGGTCAGTCCAGCATGCAGGTTGTAGCGTTTCATTCCGTGCCCGGTCAGATTGACCACCGGCTTGAACCCGGCGGCGCGTATGGTACGTTCCACTCCTCCGCCGACGGTGCTCACGGAGACATCGTTCGCCACCATCTGCACCGCCACCCTGAGGGCGTTCGATGAGGCTTCGATAAGAGGTGTCCAGTTCTTCGTTCCCACCTCCACCGTGACAGCCGTATCGCCGATGTATCCGTCGACGTGCGCTCCTACGTCCAGCTTCACCACCTGCCCCTTCTCGAACACTGTCATGTCATCCGTAGAGGGGGTGTAGTGCGCCGCGACATCGTTGATGCCGATGTTCACGGGGAAAGCCGGTCTCGCTCCCCGCCTTAGGATGATGGCCTCCACTTCATCGGCCACTACGGCGAGCTTCACCCCTTCGCGGATGAGCGAGGCACCGTGCATGCGCGCCTCGCGCGAGATCGCGCCGGCCTTTCGCAGGCAGGTCAGGACTTCCTCATCCATCGAGCGCCGCCTCAATCCGCTTATCTGATATCGCCCCGTGCCGGATGATCTCCATCTCACCATCACGCACGGTGACGATGGTGGAGTGGACTCCCAACTTCGTCTTCCCGCAGTCGAGGTAGATGCTGACCGCATCCCCCAGGTCCCTGACGGTGTTCTTGATCGTCACCGGATCGGGCTTGGAGTGCAGATTGGCTGATGTGGAGGTAATTGGGCCGAAGGCCTTGATGATGCGCAGCGCCAACGGTTGGTCCGGCATGCGTATGCCCACCTCATCGGAAGCGGAGGTGACGATATCGGGAATTATCGGCTTCTTGATCAGGATGAGTGTGATCGGCCCGGGCATGAACCGCTCCGCCAGCTTGCGCGATGTAGAATCCATGATGGCGATCCGCTCCAGCATCTCCATGTCGCTGACCGCGATGGACAGAGGCATGTCGAACGGCCTCCTCTTGGCCATATAGACGCGTTTCACGGCCGTCTCATCCAGCGGATTGGCCCCTAGACCGTAGAGCGTCTCCGTCGGGTAGACCACCAGATGTCCCGCTTGCAGTTCTCCCTTCACCTTGTTGGCCTCGGCTTCCGAGAGTTCGAATCCCTTGCCTACCTTCTTCGCGCACTTCAGTATCTCCAATTCAGCACTCTCCTAGATACCAGATGGCCTCTTCGATGGTCCGCTTGCCATCACCCAGGACGCTTGGACCATGACCCGGAAACACATCCTTGACGTTCAATCGGCCGAGCCTTGTTATTGATGACCTCAATGCCTCAAGATCGCCCGAAGGAAAATCCCAACGGCCCACACCTTCAGCGAAGACCGTGTCACCCGAGACGAGGATGCCCGTGCTCTCTTCAAAGAGGCAGATGCTTCCGGAAGTGTGGCCGGGGGTGTGAAGCACCTGGAACTCGTGCGTTCCCGTGCTCAACTTGGTACCCTCATCCAACGTAGCCACGTCCAGCTTGCATCCTGGAATCCCGAACATGAGGGAGAGTGTCTGCTGACCATCCCCCTTCCGCAGCACCTCGGCATCCTCGGCGTGGGCCATCAGCACTGCATTGAGACGACGGACCAGCTCATCCGCGCCGCCCACGTGGTCGAAGTGACGGTGCGTCAGCACAACCCTTCTTATGCTCTGCAGGGGCACCCACTTGGATACCTTCCGAAGCATGCCCTCCAGGTTCTCGCCCGTGCCCGTGTCCACCAATATCGGGTCGGTGCCGTCGATGAGAAACACATTGCAGTCGATCCCGGTTCCAGGTAGGCAGTGGACTGACATTTGCATTTCCGAAGTTGGAGGTCATATTTAAACTTCTTTCTCACCTTCGTTCGCAACTGGTGCTCCTTCAACTTATCCTCTGGCCACAGTTGCCGCAGAAGCCGCCACCTGACGCGGGCGAACCGCAGTGCGGGCAGAAGGCGATGCTGGGTGAGGTGGTCTGAGGTCCAACGGGACCAGATGGAGCAGTGGAGGGTGAGACCGGTCCCGGTGCCACAGTGTCCGTTGGAGGCGCTCGGCGGCGAGATCTCGAACGTAGGACAACTGCCACGACTACCGCCAGGATCGCAGCCCCTATCCCGACCAAGGCGAGCATCAAGATGAGGCTGTTGTCGATGCCCGTTCCGGATCCACCTGAGGACCCGCTCTGGGCCTTCGCCTCCACGGATGCGGATGCTTGGCTCTGCCCTATTCCATTGACCGCCACCACTGAGTAGTAGTACGTCTGACCCGACGTCACGCTGGTGTCCGTGTAGGCACAATTGCCGCAGGTCACCAGCTGCGTCTGCGAGCTGGGACTGCTGCCCCGGTAGACGATGTACTGCGTGATCGGCGAACCGTGATTGTTCGGTGCGCTCCAAGTGAGCACGATGCGATCGCTATGCTCCTCCTTGCTGATGGACCCTACTGGGTCCGGTGCCGAGCCCGAGCCTCCACTGGACGTCGTCTGGATGATTGAAGAGAAGACGCTGGACCCGAAATCGCTGGTCGCCCTAACCTTGTAGTAGTACGTCTGACCGGCGCTGATGTTGATATCCACCAGCCGGGTTCCGGGGACCGTTCGGTAGAAGGGCATCGAGCCAATCGAGGTGCCGCGATATACCTCGTAGTTCTTGATTTGAAAACCTCCGTCGCTGGCCGGGGCGGTCCAACTGACGGTGATGGAGGATGTGTCATTGATCGCTCCTGGCACTCGGGGTGCTGAAGGGTCTGTAAAGAGCACGACCTGATATTCAGGGATGACCTCCGCTCCCCAAACGCCATGGTAGGCTCCGATCTTGACGTAGTACTTGCCAGCGATAAGTTGATCGGCGTCGATTAGAGAGAAGTAGCCGTCGCCCGAATCATCGTCGAAAAGCAGGTGGCTGCTTGGAGTTCCGGCGGAGGTGTAGAGCCACATTTGGGTATCTCCAGTATCTCCCTGGGTCTCGATGTAAGCCCTTCCGGACGAATACGTTGTGAAACAGAGCCAATCGACGTCGTCGCCTTGCTCTCCAATGCTATGGGACTGGGCCTGGCCAGGGGTGAGTTCCGTCGATTGCTGATAGCCCCCATCCGGCTCGAACTGATCGTCGATGGAGAACGAGGTCAGGTTGAACTTGTACGACGGGATCTCATCGTCATTCTGGAACTCCTCCACCGCCGCATAATACGTTCCGGCCGGCAAATCGAAGCTTACGATTTTTGAGAACAGGCCTATGCCGGAGTCATCGTCCCAATCCAGTTCATAGAGTCCGAGGATGGTGTCCTCGTAGAGGAAAAGCCTCGTGTCCCCCGCCGGGCCATAGGTCTCGATGAGAACGTTGGTCGTCTGCGAGAGAGTGAATGTCACCCAATCCACATCAGCCCCGGCGTTGCCTATGGAGTGCGTCTGCGACTCCCCTAGGGCTATCGGACTTGCATGATTGGAGTCGTCGTCAGGCTCGTAGCTATCTCCGGTGAGCGGCTTGATCAGTGAGAGGGAGTAGGAAGTAATCTCATCGTTCTGGCCATACTCTGTAACCTTCAGGTAGTACGTTCCCGCTGCCAAGGCCACATCCAAACGGGAAAAGCGCCCGTTGCCATCATCATCCGAGAAGATGTATGTGGTCGGCACGTCCGACTGTGCGTATAGGTAGATGACCGTGTCCCCCGAAACTCCGTCGGTCATGAGAACGACGTTCTCGCTGGTCGTCAAAGTGAAATATACCCAGTCCACATCCGCCCCGCCCTGATCGATGGAGTGGATCTGTGGTTGCCCTGCGACCAATTCGGACGCTTGCGCATAGGAATCGTCAAGCTCGAAGGGATCTGCGGTCGCAGCTCCTCCACTCGAGGTCGAGAAGTAGGTGTTGAGGAAATCATCCCAGGTGAGGTCGCTGGTGAAGATGAGACTGGAGGCGTATCCCGTCTGGTCATAGTCCGAAGCGATGGAAGGGAAGTAGATACTCAGGCCATGGACGGAAGCATGCTGGGCCCCATGGCGCTCGTTGCTGACGGCGGAATCCACGGCATCCATGACAGCCTGCGCGGCAGTGGCGATCGCTCCCGTCCCTAGACTAGATTTGACCAGCTGTGCGAAATGATACAAATCCACGTAATACGTGTACGCGAACCCATCCGTCTGGGCGCGGGCGTTCTTTATTTGAGTCTCGCTGACACCCCAGTCGGATATCATGGCGTTGGCGAACCCCT
It includes:
- a CDS encoding MBL fold metallo-hydrolase, which gives rise to MSVHCLPGTGIDCNVFLIDGTDPILVDTGTGENLEGMLRKVSKWVPLQSIRRVVLTHRHFDHVGGADELVRRLNAVLMAHAEDAEVLRKGDGQQTLSLMFGIPGCKLDVATLDEGTKLSTGTHEFQVLHTPGHTSGSICLFEESTGILVSGDTVFAEGVGRWDFPSGDLEALRSSITRLGRLNVKDVFPGHGPSVLGDGKRTIEEAIWYLGEC
- a CDS encoding clostripain-related cysteine peptidase, whose amino-acid sequence is MVGKTRIGALLLVSLLLISALGISQACTGSTDSPEATDQTRSDPTPTRFPLASPDGAEPLSMGESAGFSVTDQAKVAVPWTFMVYLDADCNLEEAGLDDFIEMSSVGTSTAMNIVVQMDRASGYSTGYGDWTTAKRFLVAQGSTPITSNALADIGEVNMGDPVTLRNFMEWAISTYPAQRYALVLWDHGGGWHGGVCSDESASGDALSMPELRSGISLALASQSAHLSVIGFDACLMGMAEVAYDLKQYSDAFAFSEETEPGQGWPYDKVLGDLKTTPSMTGMQLADVVVNRYAESYPPAGKETQSSVISAQMSALGMAVQGFANAMISDWGVSETQIKNARAQTDGFAYTYYVDLYHFAQLVKSSLGTGAIATAAQAVMDAVDSAVSNERHGAQHASVHGLSIYFPSIASDYDQTGYASSLIFTSDLTWDDFLNTYFSTSSGGAATADPFELDDSYAQASELVAGQPQIHSIDQGGADVDWVYFTLTTSENVVLMTDGVSGDTVIYLYAQSDVPTTYIFSDDDGNGRFSRLDVALAAGTYYLKVTEYGQNDEITSYSLSLIKPLTGDSYEPDDDSNHASPIALGESQTHSIGNAGADVDWVTFTLSQTTNVLIETYGPAGDTRLFLYEDTILGLYELDWDDDSGIGLFSKIVSFDLPAGTYYAAVEEFQNDDEIPSYKFNLTSFSIDDQFEPDGGYQQSTELTPGQAQSHSIGEQGDDVDWLCFTTYSSGRAYIETQGDTGDTQMWLYTSAGTPSSHLLFDDDSGDGYFSLIDADQLIAGKYYVKIGAYHGVWGAEVIPEYQVVLFTDPSAPRVPGAINDTSSITVSWTAPASDGGFQIKNYEVYRGTSIGSMPFYRTVPGTRLVDINISAGQTYYYKVRATSDFGSSVFSSIIQTTSSGGSGSAPDPVGSISKEEHSDRIVLTWSAPNNHGSPITQYIVYRGSSPSSQTQLVTCGNCAYTDTSVTSGQTYYYSVVAVNGIGQSQASASVEAKAQSGSSGGSGTGIDNSLILMLALVGIGAAILAVVVAVVLRSRSRRRAPPTDTVAPGPVSPSTAPSGPVGPQTTSPSIAFCPHCGSPASGGGFCGNCGQRIS
- the map gene encoding type II methionyl aminopeptidase, with the translated sequence MDEEVLTCLRKAGAISREARMHGASLIREGVKLAVVADEVEAIILRRGARPAFPVNIGINDVAAHYTPSTDDMTVFEKGQVVKLDVGAHVDGYIGDTAVTVEVGTKNWTPLIEASSNALRVAVQMVANDVSVSTVGGGVERTIRAAGFKPVVNLTGHGMKRYNLHAGLTVPNVDDKSPQRIKDEMVLAIEPFATNGAGQIFSDRPGNIYRVLRDKPMRDSKANELFQRIKVEFGTLPFCERWCTAIDPQAPAHLKTLVRHGHISSYAILREVREGVVSQTEHTVIVLPTGVEVTT
- a CDS encoding L-threonylcarbamoyladenylate synthase, whose protein sequence is MEILKCAKKVGKGFELSEAEANKVKGELQAGHLVVYPTETLYGLGANPLDETAVKRVYMAKRRPFDMPLSIAVSDMEMLERIAIMDSTSRKLAERFMPGPITLILIKKPIIPDIVTSASDEVGIRMPDQPLALRIIKAFGPITSTSANLHSKPDPVTIKNTVRDLGDAVSIYLDCGKTKLGVHSTIVTVRDGEMEIIRHGAISDKRIEAALDG